The following proteins come from a genomic window of Rhodothermales bacterium:
- the yidD gene encoding membrane protein insertion efficiency factor YidD, which yields MKLIPLVLSVPSMLFIAVIKGYQRIISPHVPSSCRFAPTCSEYSVLALRKYGLLKGLVLSVHRIFRCHPWGGEGYDPPVWYTERADVSALDEDQKVS from the coding sequence ATGAAGCTAATTCCACTGGTTCTCTCGGTTCCGTCGATGCTTTTTATCGCCGTGATAAAGGGCTATCAGCGGATTATTTCCCCGCACGTGCCGTCGTCTTGTCGCTTCGCGCCGACCTGCTCCGAGTACTCCGTACTGGCCCTCCGTAAATACGGACTATTAAAGGGATTGGTGTTGTCCGTCCATCGGATTTTTCGTTGTCACCCCTGGGGCGGAGAGGGCTACGACCCACCCGTGTGGTACACCGAACGTGCGGACGTTTCCGCACTCGACGAAGATCAGAAGGTCAGCTAG
- a CDS encoding SDR family oxidoreductase gives MNGSLVLVTGATGYVGGRLVPRLLERGYRVRCLVRDRSRLRDRRWAGDVDVVEGDALDYKTLHVALTDVDIAYYLIHSLASAEDFASTDRAAAHNFGRAVAEQGARRIIYLGGIEPKGSRQSRHLQSRVETGRYLAESGVPVTEFRAAVIVGSGSLSFELIRYLTERVPLMICPKWVKTPTQPIAIRTVLEYLLAALETPESVGRVIEIGGDDILTYEQMFRIYARIRGLRRPIIPVPVLTPRLSSLWVGLITPLSTRIARPLIEGLDNDVVVTDDSARTLFDIKPLTYEQAVRRALRRFDEDQVETSWHGAYSSSVRTNGELEKLVVREGMIREVRQRVMQANAQDAFGVIRSLGGQNGWLYANTLWKLRGLLDLLVGGVGLRRGRRSPTEVRVGDVIDFWRVEDVEPDRLLRLRAEMKVPGDAWLQFEVAPIDSNSIRVTQTAFFEPKGLLGIIYWYLLYPIHKVIFRGMMRELARRVQSASGGQSGN, from the coding sequence ATGAATGGATCTCTTGTGCTCGTTACCGGAGCAACGGGCTACGTCGGTGGCCGGCTGGTGCCGCGTCTGCTGGAACGCGGCTATCGCGTTCGCTGCCTCGTCCGGGACCGGAGCAGACTGCGCGACCGACGATGGGCCGGCGACGTCGACGTCGTGGAAGGCGACGCCCTCGACTACAAGACGCTTCATGTTGCTCTGACTGACGTCGATATCGCGTATTACTTGATCCATTCTCTGGCCTCCGCCGAGGATTTCGCCTCCACCGACCGGGCAGCCGCTCACAATTTCGGACGGGCCGTTGCAGAGCAGGGCGCCCGGCGAATCATCTACCTGGGTGGTATTGAGCCCAAGGGATCACGCCAGTCCCGCCATCTGCAGAGCCGGGTTGAGACGGGAAGATATCTGGCGGAGAGCGGCGTTCCCGTCACGGAATTCAGGGCGGCCGTGATCGTCGGGTCGGGTAGTCTCTCGTTTGAGTTGATCCGCTATCTGACCGAGCGCGTGCCGCTCATGATATGTCCGAAGTGGGTGAAGACCCCGACCCAGCCGATTGCCATCCGGACGGTTCTGGAGTATTTGCTGGCAGCACTTGAGACGCCCGAAAGCGTTGGCCGTGTCATCGAGATCGGTGGCGACGACATCCTTACATACGAGCAGATGTTCAGGATCTACGCAAGGATTCGCGGCCTCAGGCGGCCGATCATTCCCGTCCCGGTATTGACTCCGCGTCTGTCGTCACTGTGGGTGGGTCTCATCACACCATTATCCACTCGGATCGCTCGACCCCTCATCGAAGGACTCGACAACGACGTGGTTGTGACGGATGATTCCGCCCGCACGCTGTTCGACATCAAGCCGCTAACGTATGAGCAAGCCGTGCGACGGGCTCTACGGCGCTTCGACGAAGATCAAGTGGAAACGAGCTGGCACGGGGCGTATTCGTCAAGTGTCCGGACAAATGGCGAACTGGAGAAGCTGGTTGTAAGAGAGGGGATGATTCGTGAGGTCCGACAGCGCGTGATGCAGGCCAACGCGCAGGACGCATTTGGTGTGATCCGAAGCCTGGGCGGGCAGAATGGCTGGCTTTATGCCAACACGCTATGGAAGCTTCGCGGACTGCTGGACCTCCTGGTGGGAGGGGTCGGACTTCGCCGAGGCCGTCGCAGCCCTACCGAAGTCCGCGTCGGTGATGTGATAGACTTCTGGCGCGTGGAGGACGTAGAGCCCGACAGACTTCTGCGTTTGCGTGCGGAAATGAAGGTGCCGGGGGATGCCTGGCTACAGTTTGAGGTTGCGCCGATCGACTCGAACAGTATTCGAGTCACGCAGACCGCCTTTTTTGAACCGAAGGGTCTGCTGGGCATCATCTACTGGTATCTCCTGTACCCGATTCACAAAGTGATCTTCCGCGGCATGATGCGCGAACTTGCGCGCAGGGTTCAGTCCGCATCCGGGGGACAGTCGGGGAATTAG
- the pyk gene encoding pyruvate kinase yields the protein MRRTKIVCTLGPASTDLATIRGLVEAGMDVARLNFSHGTHAEHGRRIDLVRQAAREVGRVVAIMQDLQGPKIRIGDVRGGIVTINDGDEIILTADEIKESDGKRVHVSYPALEADVEVGRHILIDDGLIELMITNIRGKDIVTKVLVGGELRSRKGVHLPLMRNTKPSLTEKDLADLKYGLDREVDIVALSFVRRASDIEDLLKHIRAAGKEVSVVAKIEKPEAVTCLDEIMASANGIMVARGDLGIEMPLSQVPGTQKLIIRKCLERAKPVITATQMLESMIDNARPTRAEASDVANAVLDGSDAVMLSGETAVGKYVVRVVEVMSRIIVEAEKHYDLNSVLSEQVPTHDESTDVVTESVAFTAVRMAERTGARAIACLTATGTTARSIARHRPSVPVYAFTDDERVVRRLSLVWGTKGFAIPFQHDTDHGVRAVHEVLKRELLVEEGDSIVITAGMPLPSKGRTNMVHVSRI from the coding sequence ATGCGCCGAACGAAAATTGTCTGCACACTGGGTCCCGCGTCCACCGACCTTGCCACGATTCGCGGACTGGTCGAGGCCGGGATGGACGTGGCTCGCCTGAACTTCTCGCACGGCACGCACGCGGAGCACGGCCGGCGTATTGATCTGGTGCGGCAGGCGGCGCGCGAGGTCGGGCGCGTTGTCGCAATCATGCAGGACCTTCAGGGACCCAAGATCCGGATCGGAGATGTCCGTGGAGGTATCGTCACCATCAACGACGGCGACGAAATCATTCTTACCGCCGATGAAATAAAAGAAAGCGACGGCAAGCGGGTTCACGTCAGCTATCCGGCGCTGGAGGCAGACGTAGAGGTCGGGAGGCACATTCTCATCGACGATGGCCTCATCGAACTCATGATCACGAACATTCGTGGCAAAGACATCGTGACGAAGGTGCTTGTCGGTGGCGAATTGCGATCGCGTAAGGGCGTCCACCTTCCGTTGATGCGGAATACGAAGCCGTCGCTGACGGAGAAGGACCTGGCGGATCTCAAGTATGGTCTTGATCGAGAGGTCGACATCGTCGCACTGTCGTTCGTGCGAAGAGCGTCTGATATCGAGGATCTCCTCAAACACATCCGTGCGGCCGGCAAGGAAGTGAGCGTAGTGGCCAAGATCGAGAAACCGGAGGCCGTAACGTGCCTGGACGAAATCATGGCCTCGGCCAACGGAATCATGGTTGCCCGCGGAGACCTGGGAATCGAGATGCCGCTGTCCCAGGTCCCGGGAACTCAGAAGCTCATTATTCGAAAATGTCTGGAGCGCGCCAAGCCGGTGATTACCGCAACCCAGATGCTCGAGAGCATGATTGACAATGCCCGCCCTACACGTGCCGAAGCGAGCGATGTGGCGAACGCGGTACTCGATGGCAGCGACGCCGTCATGCTGTCGGGTGAGACCGCCGTCGGGAAGTATGTCGTTCGCGTCGTCGAAGTGATGTCGCGCATTATCGTCGAGGCCGAAAAGCACTACGACTTGAATTCGGTGCTCTCCGAACAGGTCCCGACGCACGACGAGTCCACGGACGTGGTGACGGAATCCGTCGCTTTTACGGCCGTGCGTATGGCGGAACGAACGGGGGCACGCGCTATCGCCTGCCTGACGGCGACAGGAACCACAGCTCGATCGATCGCTCGCCACCGTCCGTCGGTTCCTGTATACGCATTTACGGACGACGAAAGAGTCGTGCGGCGGCTCAGTCTGGTCTGGGGAACAAAGGGCTTCGCGATTCCTTTCCAACACGACACGGATCACGGCGTTCGGGCGGTTCACGAGGTGCTGAAACGCGAGCTTCTCGTGGAGGAAGGCGATAGCATTGTGATTACGGCTGGAATGCCGCTGCCGTCGAAGGGACGCACAAATATGGTTCACGTCAGCCGCATCTAA